GCACCTGCAGAGCACGGCGTCCGGCCTGCATgctcagctgctgctgctgacccGTGCCTTCCGCCTGCGGCCGTGATGGCGCGAAGTGTCACCGCCAGACGACCGTGGCGGCGCACCTTGTGATGACCACATTTGCTCCAAGTGGCGGAAGGTAATCAAGAACTCGCTGGACCCAACAGCCACGATGCACGCTTGGTTCCAGGACCGCACTGAGTCGgactgggcgacggcgtgccAATATTACAGAGCTACTGTACTCGCCAAAGGCTAAGACGGAGGCGGGCAGGTACCGCTTCACGCCTCGCGGCCTGCTGACCTCCATCCGTGCCCttctggcgcggcgcaaagCGTGAACCCGGCCGCCCTTgacttgcttgcctgcctgcctgactGACGGATTCATGAGGTTTGATGGTGGTCTGCTCTGGCAGCAAGGGCAGTGGTagaggtacgaagtaggtagggggcgggggctttcggggaaggggggaggaggcacCGCGCTCGCTGTACCTTGTTCCtacgctgccgcggcgcgcaagGCAGGTAGCGCAGGGGCAGACAGACGTGCACCGCCTGGATGGGTCTCAATGGACGGCTGCACCTCAAGTTCAGCAGTCCGTGTCCGCCGAGCTGGAAGTACCAGGCCGCAGGCGGTGGGTGCCCGAGGTACCTCGACCCGCTGGCGTCCCCCCCGATGGATCTCACTTCAATCGCTCCGTACCCGCCTGCTGGGTCGCTGGGTCGCTTggtccccccctccccactGTGCTGCTACCGTACCCACCGCGCACTGGCAGGCCTCCCTCACTAAGGTGTCGCGCGCCCGTGGCTGCACGCTGCCTGGGAATGGTACCTTGGCTCCCTGATGAAGTAGCCCTGGGGGGGTTGCTCGGGGTCGGCAGcgcctcccaccaccacctcggccagcgcaCGCCCCCCAGAAGGTACCGATACCAAAGCGAATGCCTACCAACCAGACACCCACCACATCAACACCAACGCTGGGACCTGAGGCGTCTGGCGCTCCCTTCCCCAAAAGCCCAAGCCCCCCTACCGCGGACGCAGCGCCATGGCTCAGCGGACTTGACTCTGGCGGGCGAGCTACACCCACTCTCGCGCATGTCCCAACTCCTCCGTCCACCGACACGGTGGCGGCTGCCACCACGCTAGCACTGCTCATTGCTCGTCGTGCCCATGCCAATGGAACGCCCCATGTCACTCTACCCAAGTACTCGGAGGTCTCGCAAGTCATGCACATCGTCCCTGGCGGCAAGTCCCAGGCCgggccctcccccccccccttccttccttccccgGGTGGTGGTCAAAGACTTGTCTTTGGGTCCCCTTTTTCTCTCGCCTCCCTCCACGGGCAGTTTTATTaagccatgccatggcctCCGGGAACCTCCTGCCTTCTTTTactccttccctcccccttccgTTTCGAGAACTTgcctctttctctttctctcgtGATCGAttcctctttctctctccctctccctaTCTTCTCTTGCTGTCTTTCCTTGTTCATTTGCCTTGTCTattccccccctccttcgtGACACACTCATTGCTTGCAACCTCGGCTCGACACTCGCCCCGtccggcccgacgacgctgcaAAACCACACTCATTCAACACGTTTCCGCCTCACGACTGCGTCACGCCATTGGCACCGGATAGATTCACTCAGCGAGCGTCTGCGACTTTCGTCCAACTATAGAATACATCGACCACACCGCACATCCGCCTGCTGGTCGATTTCTTCCCCGTTTGCGGCGAATTCTTTCACCAACTGGGCGTGACCGTACAGTGCAAGGAGGGCCACTTACAGCAAACGTCACCCGAAACCCTAATCGTTTGTCGTTTGACGCCGCACTCTCACACCGGGAATTGTATGTAAGAACGGCAAACCGCATTCCTGTCCCCTTTTATTACGTCGGTGCCCAATTGCCAGTGGCTTCATGCTCGCTTGGCCAATTGTGTCGAGGACTCGTACTCGGGCAGCCACACGTAAGCCGCAGGGCCTGCCCGAATGAGCGACTGGCGGCGCATCTCCCTTTGTTTTCAGGCTTCTCGGTGGACTTGGATCTTCGTTGATGGCCTCACTAACACCATTTTTTAGACCGCAAACTCACACACGCTGGTATCTACTCCCGTCACGGTTCCCCAGCCGCTGGGAGACCATTTGTGTTCTCGCCTCGACAGGCGATAGCCCCTGCACACCATCCGTCAGATCCGCTCGAACGACTTCTGCCTTTGGAAACATGGAGCAAGGCTACGGAGGACCGGTGGAGAGGTCTCGGACCCTGTCGACATCTGGTCCTGTGCCTAacggggacggcgagggcatgaAGGACACCGACGTCCAGATGCAACCTGCACCGCAAAACGAGCCCGAGGGCAGCAAAGTCGTGCAGCCGTCACAAGAATCTCCCCGGCGATGCGAAGGCGCTGTACGGACGTCGTCCCcggcgtccgccgcccggtcTGAGTCTGGCTCGGCTAGCGCCTCCGACTCGGAGCATGCAAGGGGAGAGGCTACTTCCACTCTCACAGGCCGCAAGTCCCGCCGCCATTCGGCCCCGCAACCGTGGCCCGTGGAACCTCCGGTCACCCGCTCTACACTCAGTGAGCTGGACGTGTCCAAGATCATTCACAACCCGAAACTACGCCACGATATCAATTTTGATCCCGAACTGCATTTCCGACCGAACTTGGATGGCGAAAAGGGCCGCAAGAAGCAAGAAAGGGCGAATCAGTTCTGGAAAACGCTCAAGGAGGAACTCACCGAGTTCCTGATGGACCGGCCGTCATTTGACCGGAAACATGGTGAACGAAACGACTGGACCTTGCCCGCCCTGCTgaaggccgtcaaggagatCATCCAGACCCTGGTGCCTCAGCGCGATCGACAGTTTCTCGATGAGGGCCTGAACGTGGAGCTGCTGATGCAGCAATTCAACAAGGGCATCGCCGATTTAGAGAAGCTGGCATCGTGGCTGTCACGCGTCCTCAAGTCACACTGCGCTCCAATGCGCGATGACTGGGTCGACACCATGTATGCGCAACTAAGCAACGGGAATCGCAACGGTGATCTCGACGAACTCGTGACGGGCATGCGCAGCCTTCTGAGCGTTCTCGAGGCAATGAAGTTGGACGTTGCGAACCACCAGATCCGCTGCCTGCGACCCGTCCTCATCGAGGACACGACTCACTTTGAACAAAAATTCTTTCTGCGCAAGATCCAGTCTCGCAAGGTGGACGTTACGGGGGCCAGGCTGTGGTACTCTGACGCTGAGAGGACCTGCGACGTCCCACCGGGCACATCACAGACTTTCGGCGACATGGGCGTTTTCTTTGACGGGCTCacgcggctgctgcttccgTCTACGCAAGAAAAGCGCGTACCGAGCACCTTCCTGTTCGACGAAGAGCGCATCATGAAGCTGAGGTCTGACGTACTGGACGCTATAAACCTTGACGTGTGCATGCGCATGTATGAGGAGCTCGAAGGTTTTGGGTCGCTCAATTACAAAATTTTtggcgctcgacgggcaATGGATGAGTTCGATCGTTGCGCAACCCCCGAGAACGACTTCAACTTCAACACGCCTCCGGCAAGCTCTCGACCTTCGAGCTTGGTATTCAGCTCTGCTGGCTCGGCCTCCTCATCTCCTCGATCGTCAGTTGTCGTCCCGTCATATGTTGCTCCAGAGAATACCGAAGCCCGGACAAAGGCTCGCAATCTGTATACGACGCTTGTGGCCCTTTTGCAATCCGCGAAGCCGACGTCGCGACCACATGCTCGCTGGGAGGAAATGGCTCCTTCCATGGCTATTGAGATATTCCGTTCCACCAGTGCGCCCCATGATATTCTCCCGGCCTTTGAAGAGAAGGTTGTCAACACGATCACCACTGCCAGTTCCGATCTCTACAGAGACGTCGAGTCCAAGTTCCAGAGACGACTGATGGCAGAGCTGAGCGGCCGTGTGCGCGAGTTGAAGGCGCTTTCCGGCGTATCTCTCTTTGCTGTGGCCACGGGTGCCCGCATCCAAAACAACAGTGGCGTGTTGCAGACGAGTCGAGATACAGAGGCGCCTTCACGGGACGGTttggaggagggcggcgtcgaagaCATGGCGACCCGCCTCGCTCACCTCGGTATCCTGCATTGGAGGGTCTGGTCCCCACTCGTGTACGCCGGAGATCAGGACGAAATGGTTCTCGATGACACGCCAAACCAGATTTAAATGGACACCAACCAGCACCGCTTCCAGCTACATTCGCGCAGCAGAATGACGACACACACTTTTCAACCGCACACACCTCACACatacgcacacacacacacacacttaCACTCACATCCCACAAGGTTGCGCCCAGTATTATTATATCCCGCTACACACTAAtccggcatgggcggcatcaCCCCTCGGCTCGACCAAACCGTCGGCCATTTGCCATCTCGACCATCATTCGACTTTACACATTGGAGTTTTCGATACAGGAGTTCGAGCCATTAGACGCGGGGACAGAACAGGCGGCGGGACTAGTTTTTTATTTGCTTTTGGCGTCTGCATTATTCCCATTCGACATTTGGTtcacaggcaggcaggccgacCGAGTACTACATTGCGACATGCAGTTTCGGACAAGGCCCGGTTGATCATGGTTTTTGCGCTTTTGACAAGTCGGCGTTGAGGAGTGGGAGAAAATGACGGTTGGGTGCAAGGCACGCCGTCTGTCACCGCGTGGGCCCACGTCAGGGGCCGGCACCCGGTGAGGAGCAACTCGAGCATTTTTCTTGTAACATTTGAGGTGGTGATCAGGATTTTGATAGACTCGCGTGGCGGCTTCGGCCCCGGTCCTTAGCAGAGAGAGTAGAGAGACAACTTATACACCGATTAGGGGCATTGATGGATGCCCCCTGTCATCGTCTTCCATGTTGCCTCGACATGCTGTGATATGGCGACACAGAACAGTGAATGAAGGAAGATGCTTGAATTATACCCGACATAATGAATGATGCACTGACTGCATATCAGGTGTGGCTTGCGACAGACCGTTTTTGTCAGCTGGTTGCCCCTTTCGGCAGCAGTACCTTTGCCAAGTTTAGACGCACGTCTCGACAGTGAGTGCAGCGTGAGCCAGGTGCCCAGCAGACAACTCTGTTCTGTGCTTGGGTTTGTATGTGAACTGCAACCGTCGCTCTTGTCTCGAACATCCTTCTCATAAGAGGGTTCGGTATCCACGCTTCTGTCTTTCTGCGTGGAACCTTTAGCCTGTgtctcttcgtcttctctTTACATACGCTATGTTCATGTACCCGGAGCGTATGCAGTCTCGTGGACGTGAAGGTGGTTCGATTTTTTTTAGAATCTATCTATTTTTTTTCTTCATACTTGACGAGTGCTGCAATTAAATACTAACTTACGATCTGCGGTGTGTGCAGCCTGAGTGGAAGTCGTGGTGAGTGACTGTGACTCCTGACTCCTTCATGGTCATggtgttgtcgttgtcgttgtcgttgtcgtttgtcgttgttgttccCCATTCCTAGTCCATGTCATGTTCGCTGACTAATGATTTGTGGGGTAGGTGGGGGCGCTTATTAGGTGTAAGTGAGAGTTGTCAGTGCCATTGAGCTGAGAGAGTGATAATTGAAACTGTTACAAAACTACGTCAATGTTATGTAAACTTACAATGAAGTTTGTTGTGACGGCGCCAAACAGCTTCATGGTtggagggcgaggggaaGGGGTATGTATGTGCGTCTCATGTTCACCAATccgcgtgtgtgtgtgtgtgtgtttgtttgttttGTCTATCTGCCAGTGTGCGAAGCCTGGCTGTCTACAGAGCCTGTCCCTCAACatttcttctcctcgtctaCCTGCACGTCTGCAAAGAAGTCTGTCTAGACGTCTTTCCTGTCTGCACGagaggcggggggggggcgaaTGGCAACAAAACAACCCCGCAAAAACCAAATTCAACATGCACGATGCAGAGCGCACGCGAGGCCAAATTTGTCTTCGCAGCTGCCGAACTTAAGGTGTGAAGTCGAGTGGGAGGACCCCGTTCGCACGTGGCAATCAGCGTGGCAGGAAGCAGCCTCGCGTCTGGCCCGTCATGGTGCGTATGTGTGTCATGGATCTGGAACAGTAGCGGAAGTAGTAATAGCAGCGGCGATAGTAgcagtggtagtagtagcagtagtggcagcggcagtagcagcagcagctaaaagatccgcggcggcacgacAGAGGTACCTTTTTGAGTTGCCGAGGGACTCTTTTGGGTTTTCCGCTTTATTACATGCCGTTGGTCCGATTTGGGGTCGTCATTCCCGGCCGAGCCCATCCGGGATGCACTCGTTCGTGCACGCACAGCGCGGGCATGCAAAGGCAGCCAGGCGGAGCGGAGCGGAGCgggacggcacggcacggcactgCACGCAGGcgtgcatcatcatcatgtgCCGGGCGGTGAGGTTAAAAAGTCGCGGGTAACTAACTCTATGCCTGCAGCGAAATCCGGGGTAATAGACGCGTATGGGGGTCATCGTCTGCGAGTACGTATACTGCTTCTGTGGCGCTCGGCTGGGGTTCCCGAAGCCGACCCTTTCCCACGGCTcccgatgctgccgcccaagTCTTGTTGTTTGACCACCGTGGGACGCATGTCATGGACACCTTTGTTTTTGTTGGTGCCGGTAACGTTGGGAGATGTATATATGTATACTATACGAATACGCCATTGCAGTAACAGATGACCGCCGCTATGCACCTTGTCTCAACCTCAACAGCTCCCCCCTGATCATCCGCAACACCGCACGTACGACTTCTTAACCGCGCTGTGAAAACGCAGCGCACTTTGACGACTCTTTCACATGCCTCCCGTGTATTGGGATTTTATACAAGGTCCTCGGTCGAGGTGGGGAAAGAAAGATCTAGAAACCTTGGCGTCTTCCGTTTCGTTCACTAATCGAGGCGTAAGTGGCATCAGCCTTGTCGTTTCTGGGTTTTGAGGCTGGTGCGTTGTGGTTGTGGAATAGGAGGAGGATATACTATAGGAACATAGGGAGGAGCCCGCGGGGGGGGAGTGAGCGGAGAGAAATCACATGAAAACGTAGAGAAATCACATGAAAACACGGAGAAACAACAGCAAGCGGCGTCTTCCGTGTATATGAGTCTCTGACTCTGAGTTACCTCTGTACTACTTACTATTTGTTTACGCCGCGGACACGATGACGGTCTCACGGTTCTTGTTGTCAGGCGCGTCAGATGCCCCAACCTACCCTCCCCGTGCACGAATGCAGGTTGCGAGCCTCCTATTCTAGCCGCAGCTGAGGCTGTCCGTGGCTGCTAATACAAACAAACCCCCCGAGGAGCCTGCCTGACTGCTACCATCAGGGCCCCGATTTGGGGTGAAACGCCGCATCGTGCCGCGACCTGCCGCCCCTCGGGAGAAGCCGCTGCAGCAGTCTGTCagtgggcggcgcctcccacGCCCGCGTCTGCGAGATCGCGTATGCAAGATGCAATCTAACTCATGTAGGATCAAAGCATAAAAGTTACAAACAAAAACCGTTGGACGTGACTCCAAAGGCTGATATACCGCTGAGGCCAGGCTCACCCTCAAAAGTGATGACGTGCGGAGTTGGGGGTACTTGCTTGCTTCGCGCTGGGGGCTGCTGGGtatgtgctgctgctgtgtaTTCTGGTGTGATATATCTGGCTGATGACGGTATCCGTAAAGTATGCATTAGATGTGAAGCTTCTCCCGATGGTGAAGAGCCTGGGTCCGTCATGAAGCATATGTCCGACGTGAAGCATATGTCCGACGTGAAGCATATGTCCGTCGTGAAGCATATGTCCGTCGTGAAGCATATGTCCGTCGTGAAGTTTGTCCCGTGAAGTAGCTGTCCGTCGTGAAGCATATGTCCGTGGAAAGCCTCACCCAGCAAGTCCCTCCTTGTACCTCATCCCGTGGCTTcctggcttgcttgcttgcttgctagTGATATCGCCCTCGCTCAGTGTTGCCTAAGAACGCCCACCCCATCAAGggactcgctcgctcacggCCGGGCCGAGCACAGCCATTCAGCCTAGTGACGAGGTATTCAGTAACGGGCAACAAGTCTTTGGTGTCATGGACATGGCCTCCTGGGGGTGTCGATTGCGGGAACAACACGACGCCATGAGCTTCAACATGTTTCTATACAAAGGAACTGGGGTTTGTTTCGGTTCCTTCTAAGCCCTACAGCTGTCGGGACCAAATCCAAAAGGTCCGTCCCCCCGGCCTCTCCGGCATCCAACCTCCCGGATTTCTCGCACCTTTTTATATCAAGACAcgcgcccccccttttttccTGACTGgcctccctcttctcccaTCCCTCcgtctcttcttcttgtcatcctcatcgccccTTTGAAGCCATTTCCGCGGCGTTGCCCATGCAATACAAGTCTATAATGCCCAAAGCATCCCTCGTCAAAAGCCCTGAAAACAAAAAAGAAGAATAAAAACCATTCCCCGAAATAGCGATATGTTACAAG
The genomic region above belongs to Purpureocillium takamizusanense chromosome 5, complete sequence and contains:
- the SOK1 gene encoding Protein SOSEKI 1, variant 2 (EggNog:ENOG503NYUP~COG:T); this encodes MASLTPFFRPQTHTRWYLLPSRFPSRWETICVLASTGDSPCTPSVRSARTTSAFGNMEQGYGGPVERSRTLSTSGPVPNGDGEGMKDTDVQMQPAPQNEPEGSKVVQPSQESPRRCEGAVRTSSPASAARSESGSASASDSEHARGEATSTLTGRKSRRHSAPQPWPVEPPVTRSTLSELDVSKIIHNPKLRHDINFDPELHFRPNLDGEKGRKKQERANQFWKTLKEELTEFLMDRPSFDRKHGERNDWTLPALLKAVKEIIQTLVPQRDRQFLDEGLNVELLMQQFNKGIADLEKLASWLSRVLKSHCAPMRDDWVDTMYAQLSNGNRNGDLDELVTGMRSLLSVLEAMKLDVANHQIRCLRPVLIEDTTHFEQKFFLRKIQSRKVDVTGARLWYSDAERTCDVPPGTSQTFGDMGVFFDGLTRLLLPSTQEKRVPSTFLFDEERIMKLRSDVLDAINLDVCMRMYEELEGFGSLNYKIFGARRAMDEFDRCATPENDFNFNTPPASSRPSSLVFSSAGSASSSPRSSVVVPSYVAPENTEARTKARNLYTTLVALLQSAKPTSRPHARWEEMAPSMAIEIFRSTSAPHDILPAFEEKVVNTITTASSDLYRDVESKFQRRLMAELSGRVRELKALSGVSLFAVATGARIQNNSGVLQTSRDTEAPSRDGLEEGGVEDMATRLAHLGILHWRVWSPLVYAGDQDEMVLDDTPNQI
- the SOK1 gene encoding Protein SOSEKI 1 (EggNog:ENOG503NYUP~COG:T), yielding MEQGYGGPVERSRTLSTSGPVPNGDGEGMKDTDVQMQPAPQNEPEGSKVVQPSQESPRRCEGAVRTSSPASAARSESGSASASDSEHARGEATSTLTGRKSRRHSAPQPWPVEPPVTRSTLSELDVSKIIHNPKLRHDINFDPELHFRPNLDGEKGRKKQERANQFWKTLKEELTEFLMDRPSFDRKHGERNDWTLPALLKAVKEIIQTLVPQRDRQFLDEGLNVELLMQQFNKGIADLEKLASWLSRVLKSHCAPMRDDWVDTMYAQLSNGNRNGDLDELVTGMRSLLSVLEAMKLDVANHQIRCLRPVLIEDTTHFEQKFFLRKIQSRKVDVTGARLWYSDAERTCDVPPGTSQTFGDMGVFFDGLTRLLLPSTQEKRVPSTFLFDEERIMKLRSDVLDAINLDVCMRMYEELEGFGSLNYKIFGARRAMDEFDRCATPENDFNFNTPPASSRPSSLVFSSAGSASSSPRSSVVVPSYVAPENTEARTKARNLYTTLVALLQSAKPTSRPHARWEEMAPSMAIEIFRSTSAPHDILPAFEEKVVNTITTASSDLYRDVESKFQRRLMAELSGRVRELKALSGVSLFAVATGARIQNNSGVLQTSRDTEAPSRDGLEEGGVEDMATRLAHLGILHWRVWSPLVYAGDQDEMVLDDTPNQI